The segment GCTGGTGCTGACGCAGCAGGAGGCGCACGACTCGCAGTGGGCGGCGATCGTCTCGATTGCCGGGAAGATGGGCTGTACGGCCGAGACGCTCCGGAAGTGGGTGCGACAGCGTGAGCGGGATGACGGGAAACGCAACGGCCTGACGACGGACGAGCGGCTGCGCCTGCGCGAGCTCGAGCGCGAAGTCCGCGAGCTGCGGCGGGCGAAC is part of the Deltaproteobacteria bacterium genome and harbors:
- a CDS encoding transposase, which produces MGRPSKFSAEVKERAVRLVLTQQEAHDSQWAAIVSIAGKMGCTAETLRKWVRQRERDDGKRNGLTTDERLRLRELEREVRELRRAN